CCCAAGCCCTCGAACAAGGCGACCTTCCCAAAGCCATCGAGAATCAGCAGAAAGCCCTCGATGAGCTGAACAAAGCCGCCCAACAACAGGCCAACAACGGCCAACAACCGGGCCAGCAACAAGCCAACAACGGCCAACAGCAACAACCCGGACAGCAACAAGGCAACATGGGCCAACAACCGGGCCAGCAACAAGCCAACAACGGCCAACAGCAACAACCCGGACAACAACAAGGCAACATGGGCCAACAACCGGGCCAACAACAAGCCAACAACGGCCAACAGCAACAACCCGGACAACAACAAGGCAACATGGGCCAACAACAAGCCAACAACGGCCAACAGCAACAACCCGGACAACAACAAGGCAACATGGGCCAACAACCCGGCCAACAGCCCGGAGCGGCTCAGCTCGCCCAGCGGCAGCAACAACTGCTCGATGCGGCACGGGCGCTCCAGCAGTCCCAGCAGGCGAACAACGCCGCCCAGGCCGCCTTGCAGCAAGCCCAGGCCAACACCCCAATGTCCGTGCAGAACCAATTGCAGCAGGCCCAGCAACAGCTCCAGCAGGCCGCCCAGCAACTCCAGCAGGGTCAGCCGGGTCAGGCCGGCCAGAATCAGCAGCAGGCCGCCCAGCAACTCCAGCAGGCCCTGCAAGCTCTGCAAGCGGCCCAGCAGCAGGCCCAGGCCAACGCTGGCCAGCAACCGGGACAACAGCAGGCCAACAACGGCCAGCAACCCGGTCAGCAACCCGGCCAACAGCAGGCCAACAACGGCCAGCAACCCGGTCAGCAAGGAAACATGGGCCAACAGCCCGGCCAGCAACCCGGTCAGCAGCAGGCTAACAACCCCAGCCAGCAGCAAGGCCCCGGACGGCCCATGAATCAAACGATTAGTGAAGGGGACCAAAACGGTGACGACAAGCTCAACAAGGCCGGTTCCAGCGGCAATTTGGCCACCGGCGACGGCTCCTTCATCCAACTGCGCAGTAAGGAACGGGAACGGGTCCAGCAAGGCGCCGACGCCCGCCTGCCCGCCGAGTTCCGTGAACTGATCAAACTCTTCAACATGAACATCAAAAATGCCAAGCCCGCCCCCGCCGGCGCTGGCAAGTGATCGTCACTGTGGCGAGTGCCGGGGAGCATTTTCCCTTCCTACTGACACGGGAACGTGCTGAGGATGCGACGCATGAAACGATGGGTTTCCTTCCTGGCCGCCGCTCTCTTCCCCGCCTGCCTCGCGGGTGCGGGACTGATGGCATTACCCGCCCAGGAACCGCCGGAGGCCGACAAGCCCCCGCCCGCCCCCTTCGATGACCGGGTCACCATCGACCCCGAAGTGCAAGCCGCCATCGACAAAGCCCTACGCTTCCTCGCCCGCGTCCAGCTCTCCGACGGCTCCTGGGGCAATACCGCCATGACCGGCTTTGCCCTCCTCGCCTTCATGGCCAATGGCCACCTCCCCAACCAAGGCGAACATGGCAAAGTCGTCTCCGCCGGCGTCCGCCACCTCATCACTCAAACCCGCGAGGATGGCTACCTCATCAATGCTCGCGGCGGCAACATGTACTGCCACGGCATCGCCGCTCTGGCTTTGACCCAGGTCGTCAGTATGACTGGCGATGAAGACGTCCGCAAAGTCACCAAAAAAGCCATCGACCTGATCCTCAAAACCCAAAACTACGAAGGCGGCTGGCGCTACGATCCCTCCCCCACCGGCGCGGACATCTCCGTGACCATCATGCAGGTCATGGCCCTGCGCGGCGCCAAAGACATCGGCCTGCACGTCCCCGATAAAGTCCTGGAAAACTCCATCAAATACATCAACCGCTGCCGCGATGCCCGCACGGGCGGCTACCGCTACATGCCCTACTCCGCCGGCGCCGGCTTCGCCCGCACCGCCGCCGGCATCTGCGTCCTGCAACTCTGCGGCAAATACGACGCCGAGGAAATCCAGCAAGGCGTCCGCTTCCTCGAACGTGTCGGCGATGACCGCGCCCACTTCTGGTACGGCCACTACTATGCCGCCCACGCCCTCAACCAGGTCGGCGGCGAAGTCTGGGAACGCTACTACAAACGCATGCGCGACTTCCTCCTCGCCCCCGGCTACCAACGCCCCACCGGCGAATGGTACGACCCCCGCCGCGAACCCCAATACGGCCCCGTCTATCAAACCTCCATCGCCGTCCTCATCCTGAGCATCCCCGCTCACTACCTGCCCATCTACCAAAAGTGATCCCCGCCCTGGAACCGGAACCGCTCCCCACGCCCCACTCCCCTCGCCCCTTCGCCGAACGGCAGGTCTTCCCTGTTCCCACATGCTCAGCGATCCCGACGCCACAACGGGAAGGTTCGCCTGCTCCATGAACCTGGGCAAGCCGGTCCCTGCCAGGCCCGGCGCCGGCTCACCCCTACTCTTGGACCGCTTGATGTCAGTGATTGGACAGCCTGGTGTCAATCACTGGACAGCCTGAGATCAGGAGATCGTCCCCCAGCGAAAATCACCAGGGGCAGCAGACCGAGACGGAACCGGGCTATGCCGCTCCTCATTATGTCAGTGGGAAGTCGCTAGCGTTGAAGGCGTGCGATTACGGAATGGCCAGGATGGTCAGGTTGGGAGGGGTGGTCCAGCCGCTGGGCAGCAGGTCTACCCCCACGCCGCCGTGCAACTTCGACCCCGCTCCCACTGTCACCCCGCTGCCACCCCAATCGTTCAACACCCGATCAGTCCCATCCCCCAACAAGGCGATCAGCAAGTTGAAGATCGCATTGCGAATGAACAACGCATCGTCCCCACTGCCCATCTCCAACCGCGTCTGATCCGCAAAGTTCACACTCGGACCGCTGCCCGAACCGGTGCCAAAGCGGACGAGGTCATTCCCTGTCCCCAAGCGGATCAGGGCGTTGATCTCGCCATCCGGGCCATCGACGCTCAGCGTGGCCGGGTCGGAGCTGTTGGCGGCGGCGGCGACCAAGAGGCGATCATTCCCCACCCCCAAATCGATGTTGAGCTTGTTGAGCACCTGCGTTTGGCCGGTGAAGGTGAGCAGGTCATTCCCCGCACCCCCCACTACCGTCAAACCGCCGAACCAAGTGCGCCCAATCAAGCCTCCAAATCTGTTATTGCCGGAGAAGCTGGCCCGATCGTTCCCACTGCCCAAATCGGCGGAAAAAGAGTCTGATCTGCAGCTATTCACCAGGAGGGTGTCATTCCCCGCCCCCAACGAGGTGGAGATAGGACCGCCCACACAGTCATTGAGATACACGGTGTCATTCCCATCCCCGGTGGAAAGGGTGCCACCCGAAAGGGCGGTTTTGTACACAGAGACCAAGTCGTCCCCACTGTCGGAATCCAGGGAGAAGGAATTGACAAAATTGATATTCGGAGAGGTGGACGAGGACCCCAAGAGGAGGAAGGAGTCGTTGCCGCTGCCCAAATTAACCCCAAAGTTGCCGAAGGAATGATCGCCAATGGCGCTGACCCGCACGGCGTCGTGGCCGCCCCCCATGGTGATCGAAATGTCCCGAATCCCTCCCGAGGCGTTGAAGGTGATCTGGGTGTAGGTCGGGGTAACACTGACCCCCGGGGTCGAGGACAGATCATAATGGAGCACGGTGGTGCCTTGGGCAATGATTTTGACTTGGCCGGATTCGCGGACGATGTCCACCTGATTGTCCAAGTCATCGCCGGTGATGACGAGGTTGACAGTACCCGCGAAATTGCTCTGTGTGGCGAAGACGCTGACGATGCCGGCGGGAACTTCACGCTCTTCGAGGCGTTCGAGGGTCAGACGGCGTTCCACGGCCTTGGCGGGGGCGGAAGTCCGACGGCGGCGTGAGAAGGTCTTGGCCGAGAACATTGCAGCAACTCCGGGTTAGAGTGAAGGTTGTGCCGACCGGTCAGGTGAACCACCCACCCGCCCCCCGGCACGGGAACGATGAAAGTATAACTCAGGATTTGTCGAATTCAAATGAGGATCTGTTCCAGAGGGGTAATTCGGCGATCAAACGGTCCGGTACAATCGATCTGAGTGATATTGAGGATTCTCAAGGAAGGTGCACGGGAAGGTGCAAAAGGGGAGGAACGACGGCATGAGACCTCGGTCCCTGTCCGCGTGGGGCTGGGGCGGAGAGTGGTGCGGTCAAGCCGTGGGGCTAGATTCTGCCGGAGAGATGGGTTTTGCCGGAGATCAGGGGAGCGGAGGGGGAGGCGCGTTACTCTTGAATCGTCCGTTGGGGTTTGAAGGTGCCGTTTTCGATGCGGCTGATGGTGAGCACGCGGAGGGTGGTGTCGCCGTTTTCATCGAAGCTCCAGCGTCCGAGGGCGCCCTTGTCGAAGTCTTTGGTGGCAAGGACGGCTTGGCGGACCGCTTCGCGGTCGGGCTGGCCGACTTTCTGGATCGCCTCCAGGACGACTTTGGCGCATTCGTAGCCGTAGATGGCGTAGGCTTCGGGCATTTTGTGGTAGCGGGCCTGGTAGCGCTTGACGAACTCGGCGACGGTGCCTCCTTGTTCCAGGGCAAAGGCGGGGTCGTAGCCTCCCATGGTGGCGTAGCAGGGGATGGTGCGGAAGGTGTCGGCACCGGCGGCATCGATGAAGGCTTTCTCGTAGCAGCCGTCGGGGACCATGAGGGGGACGCGCAAGCCTTCGCCGAGCATGTCGATGGCGATTTGCGGGGCGCCGCTTTGGCTGGTGCCGCCGAAGTAGAGCATGTCCGGTTTGAGTTCGACGATGCCCCGGATCACGGCCTTGAAGTTTTTCTGCGTAGCGACGATGCTGTCATGCCCCAGGACGCGGATGCCCAGTTCCTGGCATTTTTGCTTGAAGATGGTGGCGATGCCGGCGCCGTAGAGTTCCTTGTCGTCGAGGATGTAGACCGATTTGACCTTGAGGACTTCATGGGCAAAAAGGGCGCTCAAGGGACCCTGGACGAAGTCGTTGGGGCAGACGCGGCAGAAGTTGAGCTTGCCGCTGGGGCGGTAGATGTTGGGTTCGTCCTTTTGGTTATTGGGGACGCGCGTGGTCAGACCGGGCCAGGTGGCGGAGGGGGAGATTTGCACCAGTCCGGCTTCGTTGAGGATAGGCTGGGAGACCATCGAGGCGCCGGAGTTGTACGGCCCGATGTAGGCGAGAACTTGGGGATCGCCGGCGGCTTCGCGGGCATTATCCGCTTCCTTGGCGGCGTCCCATTGCCCCTGGGCGGCGGTGGCGTCGTCGAGGTCCTTGTAGTCGATGGGCAAACCGGCGACCTGGCCGTTGTAATCCTCGATCGCCAGGCGGATGCCGTTGACGATGGTGTCCGTTTGCCCTTGGGCTGAGCCAGTCCGCGGCAGACTGGAAACGATGCGGATGACACGCTGGCCGCGACACCCACTGGCAAGCCACAGAAATCCGCCTCCCGCTAACGTCAGAAAGGTCCGGCGATTCACGATGATGCCCTCGCAGGTTCGGGTCGGCATTCTCCGGAGTCCTTCGGTCCCGGCTGGCTTCTACCTACGGTTATTCCTCTCTTCATCTTACGACTTTCCAACGGAAAAGGAACAGGACTCTGCGGGCCGTCCTTGAAGGGGCCGGGCCAGATCAGCCTGGATCATGCCAGGAAGCGGAATGCGTTGCCGGGGAGGGCCGCAGGCGCTGCGCTCCCGGCGTCCGGGGATGCTGGAGGCAGCGAGTCGGCGGCGGCGGACCTGGCCCTTTTCCTCCGCTGCACTCTGGGATGCGGGCGGGGGAGTTCCTATCTTTAGTTTCTGAAAGCGTTGTGAAAATCCGAAAGCGTTAATAACAGGTAGGAAGGCAGGGGGAATAGAGCTTAATAACAGGTAGGAAGGCGGCGGCCCTCGGAAACAGGACGGCGACGACGGAACGAAGACGCGGAGTTTCGCGGCGGAACCGGCGGGCACTCTCCCCCCGCTGGTCGACTTAGATGGAGGACAAGGCACGATGGCGGAACTGTTCGCCTCGAGCGAACCGGCGGTAGGCTTTCTCCAGTTCCTGATGCTGGGGCTGGTGATCGGCTCGCTCTACGCCTTGATCGCCTTGGGCTACACGATGGTTTACGGCATCATCGAGTTGATCAATTTTGCCCACGGGGACCTGTTCATGCTGGGTTCTTTCGTGGCGCTGGGGGTGGCGATCTGGCCGATGGGAGTCACCAGTGCGGATGCTCCGACGGGAGCGATCATGGCCACGGTGGCGCTGATGCTCCTGGTCACACCGGTCTTTTGCGCCCTGCTCAACGTCACGGTGGACCGCGTGGTCTATCGCCCGTTGCGGCAGTCGCCGAAGCTGACGGTCATCGTCTCGGCTATTGGGGTGAGCTTCATTTTCATGAACATCGGTTTGCTCTGGCGGGGGGCGACGCCGGTGAAGTTCCCGGACTTGATCGGGGATACGAACCTGCTGGAAGGGACCGGCCTGCGCTTCACCTGGGAGGACCTGCTGGTCGTGGCGGTGACCGTGCCGACGATGATTGCCCTGACGCTGTTTGTGCGCTACACGACGCTGGGCAAGGCGATGCGGGCGACAGCCCAGAACCCGGTGGCCGCCCAGTTGATGGGGATCAATGTGAACCAGGTCATCGCGGTGACCTTCGCCCTGGGAGGAGCGCTAGCGGGGGTGGCTTCAGTGATCTACGGCCTTTACATCAAGGCGGTCGATTACCAGATGGGGTTCCAGAACGGCTTGTATGCCTTCACGGCAGCGGTGCTGGGTGGCGTGGGGAACATTCCGGGGGCGGTCTTGGGCGGGTTGCTCATCGGCGTGGTGGGGGAGTTGTCCAAAGCCTATTTGGGAGCTAAGTGGAGCGAGGCGGTCATTTTCGGCATCCTCATTGTCATCTTGCTGTTCCGCCCCACCGGCTTGCTGGGCGCGCGCACGCGGGAGAAGGTATGAAACTGCTGCGACATTGGGTGCTGATCCTCTTTGGACTGTTGGCAGTCTATCCTTGGCTGCCGGTGTCGAGCGCCAATCGGGGCGAACAGTTTACCATCCTGTTCATTTATGCGATCCTGGCCCAGGGGCTGAATGTGGTGCTGGGCCTGACCGGCTTGTTGCATTTGGGCATCGCCGCCTTCTTCGGCATCGGGGCGTACACCGTCGGCATCTTGACGGTGGGGTTTTTTCCCTTCCAGCAGTCGTTTCTGGTGGCGGCGGCGGCGGCGGTGCTCATGGCGGCCCTGGTCGGCGTGCTGACCACCGCGCCGATCCTGCGCCTACGGGGGGACTATTTGGCCCTCGTCACCCTCGGCTTGGGGCTGATCGTTCTCTACGCCATCCGCAATCTCGACCCGATTACGGAAGGGACGAAAGGGATCAGCCCGATCGACGCGGGACCGGTGCCGGGCTGGAGCGGGAAAAACTTGCACTCCTGGCGGCTCAAGAGCGATTGGGGCCTGCACTGGTACAACTACCCGTACTTCTATTACCTCTGCCTGCTGCTGTTGGGCGGCGTGCTGCTTCTGGTGCGGAACCTGGAGCATTCGCGGCTGGGGCGGGCGTGGGTCGCCTTGCGGGAAGATGAGCTGGCGGCCACCTGCATGGGTCTGAATCCGGCCCGGCTGAAACTGGCGGCGATCGCCGTCGGCGCGGGATTGGGCGGCTTGGCCGGCGCCCTTTACGCCATGGCCCTGCGCACCACCGGCAACCCCCAGACCTATGACTTCACCCTCTCTATGCTCATGATCTGCTGCGTCATTCTCGGCGGCATGGGGAACCGCAACGGCGTGCTGTTGGGCACCTTCCTGCTCATCGGTTTTGACCGCATTTTGACCGGCATCCTGGATAATCAGATCCAAGCCCTGGTGGGCAGCGCCTCGCCGTATCTCAAGCTCAGCGGCTGGCGGCTGATCATCTTCGGCCTGGTCCTGATCCTGATGATGCGCTTCCGGCCGGAAGGGTTGCTCCCTGCCAAGCGGATTCAGGTGGAGCTGCACCCGGAGATCGGGGAGGCGCTGGGCCAGGCGGCGGCGGAAGCGGAAGTGGCGCAAAAGGACAGCAGCGTGCCAGTGTCACCAGCCCCGCTTCGACCGCCGGGACCCGCCTCCTGAGCGGTCCGGGTGGAGGTGGGCGTCCGCAGTCACTGGCAGGACCCCGGCCTCTGTGGGAAAGCGGATGTGACCCCAACGGGAAAGCGGATGTGACCCCAGCGGGAAAGCGGATGCGGCCCCAACGGGAAAGCGGATGCGGCCCCAACGGGAAAGCGGATGCAACCCCAACGGGAAAGCGGATGCAACCCCAACGGGAAAGCGGATGCGGCCTTGGAGGAATCCACGCTCATGCCTTTGCTCAAAATCGAACGCCTGACTTTACGCTTCGGCGGCTTGACGGCGGTCTCCCAACTGGACCTGGAAGTCCCCGCGGGGCAGATTTTCTCGCTCATCGGTCCCAACGGGGCGGGCAAGACAACTGTCTTCAACGCCATCACCGGCATTTACGAACCGAGCGAAGGACGCATCTTTTTTGCAGATCAACCGCTCGACCCCCCCGTTTCCCGCCGGGCGATTTTGCTGTCCCTGCTGGTCGGTGTGTGCACTGGCCTTCTGCTCGCTCTTTTGGGCAGCAACATCGAGAACCTCTGGCAAGTGGTGATCCGGGAGAATATGCCCACGCAGCGTGATGCTCCCTTTCCCTGGGGCCAAGCCGCGGCGGACGCCTGGCAGTATCTGCGGGAGCGGCAGGAGCGGGTGGGGGTGATCTTCGCCTTGGGGTTGGTTCTGGGCGGGGCTGGCATGTTCGTGAGCTGGCGGCGGGCCCAACGCGCCCCGGATGCCATCGCTCATCGCGGCATCGCCCGCACCTTCCAGAACATCCGCCTCTTCCAGGGCATGACCGTGCTGGAAAACGTCCTCGTCGGCCTGAGCCGCTCGCTGACGGTCCATCCCCTGCTGGCCGCTTTGGGCCTCAAGCGCCACCGCCAGGAGGAACGCCAGGCCCTCCAGCAAGCCGCCGAACTCCTCGCCTTCGTCGGACTGATCGGCCGACAGAACGAACTGGCCCGCAACCTCCCCTATGGCGATCAACGCCGCCTGGAAATCGCCCGTGCCCTGGCCACCCAGCCCCGCCTGCTGCTGCTCGATGAACCCGCCGCCGGTATGAACCCCAACGAAACCGCGGAACTCATGGAACTCATCCGCCGCATCCGCGATCGCGGCATCACCGTCCTGCTCATCGAGCATCACATGCAACTGGTTATGAACATTTCCGACCGCATCGCTGTGCTGGATCATGGCGTCAAAATTGCCGAAGGGACGCCGGCGGAAGTCGCGCACGATCCCAAGGTCATCGAAGCCTATTTGGGCAAGGAGGAGGTGTCATGACTGCTGGGCACTCGGCCGCCCCGTTCCCTGCGTCGGCACCGGCGGCTTCCTCCGCCGCCACTGCCCCCTTGCTCCAGGTCGAGGACCTCGAAGCTGGCTATGGCCCCATCAACGTCCTCCACCGCTTGCACCTGACCGTCTATCCCGGCGAGATCGTGGCCATCATCGGTGCCAACGGCGCTGGTAAAACGACCACGCTCATGACGATCTCCGGCATTGTCAAGGCCCGCACAGGACGCATCCTCTTCCAGGGGCGCGACCTCGTGGCCGAGAAAATCCCCGCCCATGACATCGTCCGTCTCGGACTAGCTCACGCCCCGGAAGGCCGCAAAATCTTCCCCCGTCTCACCGTCCGCGAGAACCTTGACCTCGGCGCCTTCACCCGCCGCGATCCCCAAGGCGTCGCCGAGGACCTGGAGAAAGTCTTCACCCTTTTCCCGATTCTCCGCCAGCGCCAGCACCAGCTCGGCGGCCTCCTCTCCGGCGGCGAACAGCAAATGCTGGCCATCGCCCGCGCCCTGATGGCCCGGCCCCGCCTGCTGTTGCTCGATGAACCCTCCCTGGGACTGGCCCCGCAGGTCGTCGTCCAAATCTTCCAGGTCATCCGCGAGCTGAACCGCCAGGGCGTCTCCGTGCTCCTCGTCGAACAGAATGCCCGCATGGCCCTCAAACATGCCCACCGCGGCTACGTCCTGGAAACCGGCCGAGTTACGCTCACCGGC
This Thermogemmata fonticola DNA region includes the following protein-coding sequences:
- a CDS encoding prenyltransferase/squalene oxidase repeat-containing protein, yielding MKRWVSFLAAALFPACLAGAGLMALPAQEPPEADKPPPAPFDDRVTIDPEVQAAIDKALRFLARVQLSDGSWGNTAMTGFALLAFMANGHLPNQGEHGKVVSAGVRHLITQTREDGYLINARGGNMYCHGIAALALTQVVSMTGDEDVRKVTKKAIDLILKTQNYEGGWRYDPSPTGADISVTIMQVMALRGAKDIGLHVPDKVLENSIKYINRCRDARTGGYRYMPYSAGAGFARTAAGICVLQLCGKYDAEEIQQGVRFLERVGDDRAHFWYGHYYAAHALNQVGGEVWERYYKRMRDFLLAPGYQRPTGEWYDPRREPQYGPVYQTSIAVLILSIPAHYLPIYQK
- a CDS encoding branched-chain amino acid ABC transporter substrate-binding protein is translated as MPTRTCEGIIVNRRTFLTLAGGGFLWLASGCRGQRVIRIVSSLPRTGSAQGQTDTIVNGIRLAIEDYNGQVAGLPIDYKDLDDATAAQGQWDAAKEADNAREAAGDPQVLAYIGPYNSGASMVSQPILNEAGLVQISPSATWPGLTTRVPNNQKDEPNIYRPSGKLNFCRVCPNDFVQGPLSALFAHEVLKVKSVYILDDKELYGAGIATIFKQKCQELGIRVLGHDSIVATQKNFKAVIRGIVELKPDMLYFGGTSQSGAPQIAIDMLGEGLRVPLMVPDGCYEKAFIDAAGADTFRTIPCYATMGGYDPAFALEQGGTVAEFVKRYQARYHKMPEAYAIYGYECAKVVLEAIQKVGQPDREAVRQAVLATKDFDKGALGRWSFDENGDTTLRVLTISRIENGTFKPQRTIQE
- a CDS encoding branched-chain amino acid ABC transporter permease, with protein sequence MKLLRHWVLILFGLLAVYPWLPVSSANRGEQFTILFIYAILAQGLNVVLGLTGLLHLGIAAFFGIGAYTVGILTVGFFPFQQSFLVAAAAAVLMAALVGVLTTAPILRLRGDYLALVTLGLGLIVLYAIRNLDPITEGTKGISPIDAGPVPGWSGKNLHSWRLKSDWGLHWYNYPYFYYLCLLLLGGVLLLVRNLEHSRLGRAWVALREDELAATCMGLNPARLKLAAIAVGAGLGGLAGALYAMALRTTGNPQTYDFTLSMLMICCVILGGMGNRNGVLLGTFLLIGFDRILTGILDNQIQALVGSASPYLKLSGWRLIIFGLVLILMMRFRPEGLLPAKRIQVELHPEIGEALGQAAAEAEVAQKDSSVPVSPAPLRPPGPAS
- a CDS encoding branched-chain amino acid ABC transporter permease; the protein is MAELFASSEPAVGFLQFLMLGLVIGSLYALIALGYTMVYGIIELINFAHGDLFMLGSFVALGVAIWPMGVTSADAPTGAIMATVALMLLVTPVFCALLNVTVDRVVYRPLRQSPKLTVIVSAIGVSFIFMNIGLLWRGATPVKFPDLIGDTNLLEGTGLRFTWEDLLVVAVTVPTMIALTLFVRYTTLGKAMRATAQNPVAAQLMGINVNQVIAVTFALGGALAGVASVIYGLYIKAVDYQMGFQNGLYAFTAAVLGGVGNIPGAVLGGLLIGVVGELSKAYLGAKWSEAVIFGILIVILLFRPTGLLGARTREKV
- a CDS encoding ABC transporter ATP-binding protein codes for the protein MTAGHSAAPFPASAPAASSAATAPLLQVEDLEAGYGPINVLHRLHLTVYPGEIVAIIGANGAGKTTTLMTISGIVKARTGRILFQGRDLVAEKIPAHDIVRLGLAHAPEGRKIFPRLTVRENLDLGAFTRRDPQGVAEDLEKVFTLFPILRQRQHQLGGLLSGGEQQMLAIARALMARPRLLLLDEPSLGLAPQVVVQIFQVIRELNRQGVSVLLVEQNARMALKHAHRGYVLETGRVTLTGTGEELLHDPRVRAAYLGE